The Helicobacter pylori genome includes a window with the following:
- a CDS encoding cation:proton antiporter: MENSTLYIVIAGLWLAVGFGIFLKKLDMPVIIGYICTGTVLAAFFKINDFNLLSDIGEFGIVFLMFMIGIEFNFDKLKSIKQEVLVFGLLQVILCALIAFLVGYFVLGLSPIFSLVLGMGLSLSSTAIVLKFFEDSKQLSTPMGKSAVGILIFQDIAAIPMLLILTILGSKDSNVNLLILKTLISAGIILVLLLLPGKKGANLILEQAKDTRLPEIFIGTILVIVCSAAGLSHFFGFSMSLGAFIVGMAISKSRYKINVQEEFAQLKNLFLALFFITIGMQINVSFFMEKFFVVIFLLILVMGFKTAIIYALLRFFRDAKTAIKTALSLAQIGEFSFVIFLNSGSHQLFNLQEKKGILGFLHQKNILNIAQNDIHQLLILMVVFSMLATPFILKYLESIAQFILHQKSQENEPAKK, from the coding sequence ATGGAAAACAGCACACTTTATATTGTTATTGCTGGCTTATGGCTTGCTGTAGGCTTTGGAATCTTTTTAAAGAAATTAGACATGCCTGTTATCATTGGCTACATTTGCACAGGAACGGTCTTAGCAGCTTTTTTTAAAATTAATGATTTTAATTTGTTGTCTGATATTGGTGAATTTGGTATCGTCTTTTTAATGTTTATGATAGGCATTGAGTTTAATTTTGACAAGCTCAAATCCATCAAACAAGAAGTGCTGGTTTTTGGGCTTTTACAAGTAATTTTATGCGCTTTAATCGCTTTTTTAGTGGGGTATTTTGTTTTAGGTCTTTCACCCATTTTTTCCCTTGTTTTAGGCATGGGGCTTTCGCTCTCTTCAACCGCTATTGTGCTGAAATTCTTTGAAGATTCCAAACAGCTTAGCACGCCCATGGGAAAGAGTGCGGTGGGGATTTTGATTTTCCAAGATATTGCCGCCATTCCCATGCTTTTAATTCTCACTATTCTAGGCAGTAAAGATTCTAATGTCAATTTACTCATTCTTAAAACCCTTATTTCAGCAGGGATTATTTTAGTTCTTTTATTATTGCCTGGAAAAAAAGGGGCTAATCTCATCTTAGAGCAAGCAAAAGACACGCGCTTGCCTGAAATCTTTATAGGCACGATTTTAGTGATTGTTTGCAGCGCAGCAGGGTTGAGCCATTTTTTTGGGTTTTCTATGTCTTTAGGAGCGTTCATTGTGGGCATGGCGATTTCTAAATCGCGCTATAAAATCAATGTCCAAGAAGAATTCGCGCAATTAAAAAATCTCTTCTTAGCCCTTTTTTTCATTACGATAGGGATGCAAATTAATGTGAGTTTCTTTATGGAGAAATTCTTTGTTGTCATCTTCTTACTCATTTTAGTGATGGGTTTTAAGACTGCTATCATTTATGCGCTTTTGCGTTTTTTTAGAGACGCTAAAACTGCCATCAAAACCGCCCTTTCTTTAGCGCAAATCGGGGAGTTTTCTTTTGTTATCTTTTTAAATTCAGGCTCGCACCAGCTCTTTAATTTGCAAGAAAAAAAAGGGATTCTTGGTTTTTTGCACCAAAAAAATATCTTAAATATCGCTCAAAATGACATCCACCAACTCCTTATCCTCATGGTGGTCTTTTCCATGTTAGCAACCCCTTTTATTTTAAAATACCTAGAATCCATCGCTCAATTCATTTTGCACCAAAAGAGCCAAGAAAATGAGCCGGCTAAAAAATAA
- a CDS encoding M3 family oligoendopeptidase, with product MKEQEWDLSALFENKESAEEFLKTLQTEAQEFESAYQNNLKNLDTAGFANALKHYEDLSEKISKVMTYAQLLFAKNAKEAKFYSQCEMACTNIQQHLLFFEIEFKNLDAKKQLAFIKKCKDHAFYLNNLIEKKKHTLNLDEEKIALALSPVGVGAFSRLFDEHFSSLKIPFEEQNLSEEEILALLHNPKRKIRKKSQKAFSKVLEKSRPLLTYILNMVRKDLLIETRLRKYDKKESFRHIDNQISQESVDSMIEIVNANFSLVHRYYHQKAQILGHKLKDYDRYAPLSDENTTMTYSQALEEVLNTLKAFSPEFYKIASKAIKEGWVDSHPKDFKQGGAFSHGGVPSTHPYVLLNYTGNRRDAFTIAHEFGHMIHQELSKKQGVLNMDTPLTTAETASVFSEMLFFEHLKKGLKSDELLFMLAGKLEDIFSTLFRQVVMTNFERRIHEIDEELDTKDFDRIWFEENQRMFEKSVKLTKNYHLWWSYIPHFIHSPFYCYAYSYGQLLTLALYGLYKKSDAKEFVKTYTEFLSLGGSKSPKELVSMFGFDIDSKEFWEIGMQEVRHLLEEFERLLACKKN from the coding sequence ATGAAAGAACAAGAATGGGATTTAAGTGCTTTATTTGAAAATAAAGAAAGTGCAGAAGAATTTTTAAAAACCTTACAAACAGAAGCACAAGAATTTGAGAGCGCTTATCAAAACAACCTTAAGAATTTAGACACTGCAGGATTTGCCAACGCTCTTAAACATTACGAAGATTTGTCAGAAAAAATCTCTAAAGTGATGACTTACGCCCAATTGCTTTTTGCTAAGAACGCCAAAGAAGCGAAGTTTTATTCGCAATGCGAAATGGCTTGCACAAATATCCAACAACACCTTTTATTCTTTGAAATTGAATTTAAGAATTTGGACGCCAAAAAACAACTCGCTTTCATTAAAAAATGCAAAGATCATGCTTTTTATCTAAACAATCTCATAGAAAAGAAAAAGCACACCTTAAATTTAGATGAAGAAAAGATCGCTCTAGCCCTTTCACCTGTGGGGGTGGGCGCGTTTAGCCGTCTTTTTGATGAGCATTTTTCTTCTTTGAAAATCCCTTTTGAAGAGCAAAATTTAAGCGAAGAAGAAATTTTAGCCCTCTTGCACAACCCCAAACGCAAGATCCGTAAAAAATCTCAAAAAGCTTTCAGCAAAGTGTTAGAAAAATCCCGCCCTTTACTCACTTACATTTTAAACATGGTGCGTAAGGATTTGCTCATTGAAACTAGGCTAAGAAAATACGATAAAAAAGAGAGTTTCCGCCACATTGACAACCAGATCTCCCAAGAGAGCGTGGATAGCATGATAGAGATTGTGAACGCTAATTTTTCTTTAGTGCATCGTTACTACCATCAAAAAGCACAAATTTTAGGGCATAAACTCAAAGATTACGATCGCTACGCCCCTTTAAGCGATGAAAACACCACCATGACTTACTCTCAAGCTTTAGAAGAAGTGCTTAACACCCTTAAAGCCTTTAGCCCTGAATTTTATAAAATCGCTTCTAAAGCAATTAAAGAGGGGTGGGTGGATTCACACCCTAAAGACTTTAAGCAAGGCGGGGCTTTTAGCCATGGTGGGGTGCCTAGCACTCACCCTTATGTGCTATTAAACTACACAGGAAACCGCCGAGACGCTTTCACTATCGCTCATGAATTTGGGCATATGATCCACCAAGAATTGTCCAAAAAACAAGGCGTATTGAACATGGATACGCCCTTAACCACCGCAGAAACCGCTTCCGTCTTTTCTGAAATGCTGTTTTTTGAGCATTTAAAAAAGGGTTTAAAATCTGATGAACTCCTTTTCATGCTGGCAGGCAAGCTAGAAGATATTTTTTCTACCCTTTTTAGGCAAGTGGTGATGACTAATTTTGAAAGAAGAATCCATGAAATTGATGAAGAATTAGACACCAAGGATTTTGATCGAATCTGGTTTGAAGAAAATCAAAGAATGTTTGAAAAGAGCGTGAAACTCACTAAAAACTACCATTTATGGTGGAGCTATATCCCCCATTTTATCCATTCGCCTTTTTATTGCTACGCTTATAGTTACGGGCAGCTTTTAACTTTGGCGCTTTATGGGCTTTATAAAAAAAGCGACGCTAAAGAGTTTGTTAAAACTTACACGGAATTTTTGAGCTTAGGAGGGTCAAAAAGCCCTAAAGAATTAGTGTCCATGTTTGGCTTTGACATTGATAGCAAGGAATTTTGGGAAATTGGCATGCAAGAGGTGCGTCATTTGTTAGAAGAATTTGAAAGGTTGCTCGCATGCAAAAAGAATTAA